In Streptomyces chartreusis NRRL 3882, the following are encoded in one genomic region:
- a CDS encoding cytochrome P450, protein MTTETLPDAVREPLPLADVNLADLNHFTDGVTPWRMFHTLRHEDPVHWQPEEAPNSGFWAVTRHEDIVRVDRDPETFTSTKFVNLEEVDDDQIKKRASILELDGVRHRALRSLIQRQFGANVISGYTDFLRGLTARTLDAALAKGRFDFVADVSADFPINVLARLLDVPPEDNQKLIDWGNRIIGHTDPDYADVLLHSEESEQYRDLPFRSPASLEVFEYGRELARQRRGGDGTDLVSRLVNTTPRDGVPLSPQDFDNYFLLLVVAGNETTRHTISHSMLALIQHPEQLARLQEDPSLIPAAVEEFLRWASPVYHFRRTATRDVELGGKQVREGDKVVMWFASGNRDEDVFDDPYDFDVTRTDNDHVTFGKGSPHLCLGNLLARTEIRIMFEELIPRLADIRLAGEVPRVRSNFVNGIKKLPVEVTPA, encoded by the coding sequence ATGACGACCGAGACCCTGCCCGACGCCGTGCGCGAGCCGCTGCCCCTGGCCGACGTGAACCTCGCCGACCTGAACCACTTCACGGACGGCGTGACGCCCTGGCGGATGTTCCACACCCTGCGCCACGAGGACCCGGTGCACTGGCAGCCCGAGGAAGCGCCCAACTCCGGCTTCTGGGCGGTGACCCGGCACGAGGACATCGTCCGGGTGGACCGCGACCCGGAGACCTTCACGTCCACGAAGTTCGTCAACCTGGAAGAGGTCGACGACGACCAGATCAAGAAGCGCGCCTCGATCCTCGAACTGGACGGGGTCCGGCACCGGGCGCTGCGCAGCCTGATCCAGCGGCAGTTCGGCGCGAACGTGATCAGCGGCTACACCGACTTCCTGCGCGGCCTGACCGCGCGGACCCTGGACGCCGCCCTCGCCAAGGGCCGTTTCGACTTCGTGGCGGACGTCTCGGCGGACTTCCCGATCAACGTCCTCGCCCGGCTGCTGGACGTGCCCCCGGAGGACAACCAGAAGCTCATCGACTGGGGCAACCGCATCATCGGCCACACCGACCCCGACTACGCGGACGTCCTGCTGCACAGCGAGGAGAGCGAGCAGTACCGCGACCTGCCCTTCCGCTCCCCCGCGTCACTGGAGGTCTTCGAGTACGGGCGGGAGCTGGCGCGGCAGCGCCGGGGCGGCGACGGCACCGACCTGGTGTCCCGGCTGGTCAACACCACACCCCGCGACGGAGTCCCGCTCTCCCCGCAGGACTTCGACAACTACTTCCTCCTCCTGGTCGTCGCCGGCAACGAGACGACCCGCCACACCATCTCCCACTCCATGCTGGCCCTCATCCAGCACCCCGAACAGCTGGCCCGCCTCCAGGAGGACCCCTCGCTGATCCCGGCCGCGGTCGAGGAGTTCCTGCGCTGGGCCTCCCCCGTCTACCACTTCCGCCGCACCGCCACGCGCGACGTCGAACTGGGCGGCAAGCAGGTCAGGGAGGGCGACAAGGTCGTGATGTGGTTCGCCTCCGGCAACCGCGACGAGGACGTCTTCGACGACCCGTACGACTTCGACGTCACGCGCACGGACAACGACCACGTCACCTTCGGCAAGGGCAGCCCCCATCTGTGCCTGGGCAACCTGCTCGCGCGCACCGAGATCCGGATCATGTTCGAGGAGCTGATCCCGCGCCTGGCGGACATCCGCCTGGCGGGCGAGGTGCCGCGGGTGCGCTCCAACTTCGTCAACGGCATCAAGAAGCTGCCGGTCGAGGTCACACCGGCCTGA
- a CDS encoding NAD(P)/FAD-dependent oxidoreductase: MSGRIVVAGASLGGLRAAEQLRAAGWAGRVTVIGDEPHRPYNRPPLSKEVLAGKAPFASLAFTPKASAADVEWRLGTRVTAARLGERTVELHDGSVLSYDGLVVATGMRPRRLRCPGPVDGRHTLRTIDDAQVLRDELRPGVRVVVIGAGFIGCEVAATAAGLGAAEVTVVDPLPLPMVGPLGELLARVLLARHQERGVSFALGSGVTGFEGGDRVTGVVLGDGSVLPADVVVESVGSVANTEWLDGNGLDLSDGVLTDQHLRVGGRSEVVAVGDVARFPNARYDGVPRRVEHWSVPGDSAKHAAKVLVGGETGLAPFAPLPTFWSDQHDFRLQSFGAPVLGLGDVRVLDGDISGDLLVGYHRDGRLVGVVALGGPSVARAAARYRAELLKQPALTPQGALS; encoded by the coding sequence ATGAGCGGTCGCATCGTCGTCGCCGGCGCCTCCCTCGGCGGACTCCGGGCGGCCGAGCAGCTCCGCGCCGCGGGCTGGGCCGGCCGCGTCACGGTGATCGGCGACGAGCCGCACCGGCCGTACAACCGGCCCCCGCTGTCCAAGGAGGTCCTCGCGGGCAAGGCGCCCTTCGCGTCGCTCGCCTTCACGCCGAAGGCGTCCGCAGCCGATGTGGAGTGGCGGCTGGGCACCAGGGTCACCGCGGCCCGGCTCGGCGAGCGGACCGTCGAGCTCCACGACGGCTCGGTGCTCTCCTACGACGGGCTGGTCGTCGCCACCGGGATGCGGCCCCGGCGGCTGCGCTGCCCCGGGCCGGTCGACGGCCGTCACACGCTCCGGACGATCGACGACGCCCAGGTCCTGCGGGACGAGCTCCGGCCCGGCGTGCGAGTGGTCGTGATCGGCGCCGGGTTCATCGGCTGCGAGGTCGCCGCGACGGCCGCCGGACTCGGTGCGGCCGAGGTGACCGTCGTCGATCCGCTGCCGCTGCCGATGGTCGGGCCGCTCGGAGAGCTGCTCGCGCGGGTGCTGCTCGCGCGGCACCAGGAGCGCGGGGTCTCTTTCGCGCTTGGTTCGGGCGTGACCGGGTTCGAAGGGGGCGACCGTGTCACCGGTGTCGTGCTGGGCGACGGGTCCGTGCTCCCCGCTGATGTGGTGGTGGAGTCCGTGGGCTCGGTCGCCAACACCGAGTGGCTGGACGGCAACGGGCTGGATCTGAGCGACGGTGTCCTCACCGATCAGCACCTGCGGGTCGGAGGCCGGTCGGAGGTCGTCGCGGTCGGCGATGTCGCCCGCTTTCCGAACGCCCGCTACGACGGTGTGCCGCGGCGGGTCGAGCACTGGTCCGTGCCGGGCGACTCGGCCAAGCACGCCGCGAAGGTACTGGTCGGCGGCGAGACCGGCCTGGCGCCCTTCGCGCCGCTGCCCACCTTCTGGAGCGACCAGCACGACTTCCGGTTGCAGTCCTTCGGCGCGCCCGTTCTGGGGCTCGGTGACGTCCGGGTCCTCGACGGTGACATCTCGGGGGACCTGCTGGTCGGTTACCACCGCGACGGACGGCTGGTCGGCGTCGTCGCACTCGGGGGGCCTTCCGTCGCCCGTGCCGCCGCCCGGTACCGCGCCGAACTGCTGAAGCAGCCCGCCCTCACCCCGCAAGGAGCCCTCTCGTGA
- a CDS encoding glutamine synthetase family protein: protein MSAHDLEEVRRHMQRLAADGIDVVRVTYPDLIGTDRGRDVLLEELPRACEHGLAFCRAVYHTSPQGDVVPVGGGLDAGLPDICVRPDLDTLVPLPWEPGVAACLGEVVDPATGAPAPESPRDLLRAVLARCAEHGLRPVVGPELEYFLCEPDPAGGWRRYAPDPGVVYTAGLRADPDNHLLRTLRHVRDLRVGAISGNHEFDGGQIEINLAHSDAVSAADRSFRFKAAIKELARKEGRLATFMAKPFNDAGGSGFHLHLSCDDTEGRNTFDDPSGPYGLSTTARHAVAGILAHAPALAALLNPTVNSYKRFGPDTLAPWLIDWGLDNRSAMVRIPPERGSGARLELRLGDASANPYLAIAGTTAAALLGVLAGEDPPAPLEGYGYDSARSAVLPQTLSAALDALEADTALTDLLGKGFTTSFLSYKRDEVERFHRHVTDWEFTEYAFHL from the coding sequence GTGAGCGCTCACGACCTTGAAGAAGTCCGCCGCCACATGCAGCGGCTCGCCGCCGACGGCATCGACGTGGTCCGGGTGACCTATCCCGACCTCATCGGCACCGACCGGGGGCGTGACGTGCTGCTGGAGGAGCTGCCCCGGGCCTGTGAGCACGGTCTCGCGTTCTGCCGGGCGGTCTACCACACCAGCCCGCAGGGCGATGTGGTCCCGGTCGGCGGCGGGCTCGACGCGGGGCTGCCCGACATCTGTGTACGCCCGGACCTCGACACGCTGGTGCCGCTGCCCTGGGAACCGGGGGTGGCAGCCTGTCTGGGCGAGGTCGTCGACCCGGCGACCGGCGCACCCGCGCCCGAGTCACCCCGCGACCTGCTGCGCGCCGTCCTCGCCCGGTGCGCCGAGCACGGGCTGCGGCCGGTGGTCGGACCCGAGCTGGAGTACTTCCTGTGCGAACCGGACCCGGCCGGCGGCTGGCGCCGCTACGCACCCGATCCCGGTGTCGTCTACACGGCCGGGCTGCGCGCCGACCCGGACAACCATCTCCTGCGCACCCTGCGCCACGTGCGCGATCTGAGGGTCGGGGCGATCAGCGGCAACCACGAGTTCGACGGCGGCCAGATCGAGATCAACCTGGCGCACTCCGACGCCGTGTCGGCCGCCGACCGGTCCTTCCGTTTCAAGGCCGCGATCAAGGAACTGGCCCGCAAGGAAGGCAGACTGGCCACCTTCATGGCCAAGCCCTTCAACGACGCGGGCGGCTCCGGCTTCCATCTCCACCTCTCCTGCGACGACACCGAGGGCCGCAACACCTTCGACGACCCGTCGGGCCCCTACGGCCTGTCCACCACCGCCCGGCACGCCGTCGCCGGCATCCTCGCCCACGCGCCCGCCCTGGCCGCGCTGCTCAACCCCACCGTGAACTCGTACAAACGCTTCGGCCCGGACACGCTCGCGCCCTGGCTGATCGACTGGGGGCTGGACAACCGCAGCGCCATGGTGCGCATCCCGCCCGAGCGCGGCTCCGGTGCCCGGCTCGAACTGCGGCTGGGCGACGCGAGCGCCAACCCCTATCTGGCGATCGCCGGGACGACGGCCGCCGCCCTGCTGGGTGTCCTGGCCGGCGAGGACCCGCCCGCGCCGCTGGAGGGCTACGGCTACGACAGCGCCCGCTCCGCCGTCCTCCCGCAGACCCTGTCCGCCGCGCTGGACGCGCTGGAGGCGGACACCGCCCTGACCGACCTGCTCGGCAAGGGCTTCACCACGTCCTTCCTCTCCTACAAGCGCGACGAGGTCGAACGCTTCCACCGGCACGTCACCGACTGGGAGTTCACCGAGTACGCCTTCCACCTGTGA
- a CDS encoding 3,4-dihydroxyphenylacetate 2,3-dioxygenase: protein MGEIVGAGLLAHVPTIVLPEADRLELNEGKEITLVTGLRELRRDVFERDDYDTVVVLDSHWATTVEFVVTAQQRRAGLFTSEELPRGMCRMPYDFPGDPELAHNVAKFADQHGTWITPIDDEYLPIYYATINLWKYLGEGLPDKRWVTIGVCQTGDMEDHLRLGRALADGIAATPGRRVLLIASGALSHTFWPLRELRDHEASDPVHIRTPEAREADLERIAWFKEGRHDKVLDTMDEFWTYRPEAKFFHYLMMAGALGEQGCVARARQYGEYENSVGTGQVHLWFDRPADGWTADHTPAQESAHA from the coding sequence ATGGGTGAGATCGTCGGGGCCGGGCTGCTCGCCCACGTGCCCACCATCGTGCTGCCCGAGGCCGACCGGCTGGAGCTGAACGAGGGCAAGGAGATCACCCTCGTCACCGGGCTCCGGGAGCTGCGCAGGGACGTCTTCGAGCGTGACGACTACGACACCGTGGTCGTGCTCGACTCCCACTGGGCGACCACCGTCGAGTTCGTCGTGACCGCGCAGCAGCGGCGCGCGGGCCTGTTCACCTCCGAGGAGTTGCCGCGCGGCATGTGCCGGATGCCGTACGACTTCCCCGGCGACCCCGAACTCGCCCACAACGTGGCGAAGTTCGCGGACCAGCACGGCACCTGGATCACGCCGATCGACGACGAGTATCTGCCGATCTACTACGCCACCATCAACCTCTGGAAGTACCTGGGCGAAGGCCTCCCCGACAAGCGGTGGGTCACCATCGGGGTCTGCCAGACCGGTGACATGGAGGATCATCTGCGGCTCGGGCGGGCGCTCGCCGACGGCATCGCCGCCACCCCTGGACGCCGGGTGCTGCTCATCGCCTCAGGCGCCCTCTCGCACACCTTCTGGCCGCTGCGCGAACTGCGCGACCACGAGGCCAGCGACCCGGTGCACATCCGTACACCCGAGGCCCGTGAGGCGGACCTGGAACGCATCGCCTGGTTCAAGGAGGGCCGTCACGACAAGGTCCTCGACACCATGGACGAGTTTTGGACGTACAGGCCCGAGGCGAAGTTCTTCCACTACCTGATGATGGCCGGTGCCCTCGGCGAGCAGGGCTGCGTCGCCCGGGCCCGGCAGTACGGCGAGTACGAGAACTCCGTCGGCACCGGCCAGGTCCACCTCTGGTTCGACCGTCCGGCCGACGGCTGGACCGCAGACCACACCCCCGCGCAGGAGTCCGCCCATGCCTGA
- a CDS encoding ferredoxin, with protein MKVVVDMNKCQDHGQCVFAAPDVFRMEDDGRLAYVPDPDDALRDEVEEAADVCPLQAIRIED; from the coding sequence ATGAAGGTCGTCGTCGACATGAACAAGTGCCAGGACCACGGCCAGTGCGTCTTCGCGGCCCCCGACGTCTTCCGGATGGAGGACGACGGCCGCCTGGCCTACGTCCCCGACCCCGACGACGCCCTGCGCGACGAGGTCGAGGAGGCTGCGGACGTCTGCCCGCTCCAGGCCATCCGGATCGAGGACTGA
- a CDS encoding acetoacetate decarboxylase family protein: protein MTGLRGYFHPKTATGASSLIPSPPWRYSGDLLTVEYRTDPARVRELLPEPLELADEDPGAVALIWADWQSCSASGEELLDPVRSQYKEAFAVVRCSYRGRTYSRCVHIWVDKDFAIARGLHQGYPKKLGSIHQTRPHPYGPAPRIEAGARFGATLAAGDRRLAQAVVTLRGPSESGGFVNAHPMAHHRWLPSIEKGKGLALDELIESGAASFEGGRPWVGEAELELFEAPTEELARLEVREPIAAYYRQVGVVWDGGQVLETGTSGASAE from the coding sequence GTGACCGGTCTTCGTGGTTACTTCCATCCCAAGACGGCGACGGGCGCGTCGTCGCTGATTCCGTCTCCACCCTGGCGGTACTCCGGTGACCTGTTGACGGTCGAGTACCGGACCGACCCGGCGCGCGTGCGTGAACTGCTCCCCGAGCCACTGGAGTTGGCCGACGAGGATCCCGGTGCGGTGGCTCTGATCTGGGCGGACTGGCAGTCCTGCTCGGCGTCGGGGGAGGAACTGCTGGATCCGGTGCGCTCCCAGTACAAGGAGGCGTTCGCGGTGGTGCGCTGCTCGTACCGGGGGCGGACGTACTCGCGGTGCGTCCACATCTGGGTGGACAAGGACTTCGCGATCGCGCGCGGGCTGCACCAGGGGTATCCGAAGAAGCTCGGCTCCATTCATCAGACGCGGCCGCATCCGTACGGGCCCGCTCCGCGGATCGAGGCCGGGGCTCGTTTCGGGGCGACGCTGGCGGCCGGAGACCGGCGTCTTGCGCAGGCCGTGGTGACGCTGCGGGGGCCTTCTGAGAGCGGCGGGTTCGTCAATGCGCACCCCATGGCCCATCACCGGTGGCTGCCGTCGATCGAGAAGGGGAAGGGGTTGGCGCTCGACGAGCTGATCGAGTCCGGGGCAGCGTCCTTCGAGGGCGGCCGACCGTGGGTCGGCGAAGCGGAGTTGGAGCTGTTCGAGGCGCCGACCGAGGAATTGGCCCGGTTGGAGGTCCGGGAGCCGATCGCCGCGTATTACCGCCAGGTCGGGGTGGTCTGGGACGGCGGGCAGGTGCTGGAGACCGGTACGTCCGGAGCGTCTGCCGAGTGA
- a CDS encoding aldehyde dehydrogenase, which produces MPDNITVAGIAVDTRHWIGGRRVASAGTFTDHSPIDGSVLGEIARGGPAEAEAAVAAARDAFPDWAGTSRSERARILHAIADGVEKRMEELAIVETTDNGALLRSHRRGVMPRVAHNFRFFADWLLQLDHEDFETRGHTNHVSWDPAGPCVLITPWNAPLMLATWKVAPALAAGDTVVLKPAEWSPLTASLLADIAAEAGLPAGVLNVVQGHGSEVGDALTSHPDVRRISFTGSVPTARRIAASAAANLTPLSLELGGKSPLLVFADADLDLAVDLAVEQYDNAGQVCLAGTRLLVEESVAEEFTRRFVQRASALTQGDPRDEATDIGPTIHPRQLEKIDGFVQRAVAAGARAVIGGHRKDGQYYAPTLLTDVAQNSEIVQEEVFGPVLTLQTFAGEDEAVRLANDTRFGLAATVATGDRDRAERITARLVAGTVWVNCFFVRDLKAPFGGSRQSGVGREGGTWSFDFYCDLKNTVTAPKGWNQDHG; this is translated from the coding sequence ATGCCTGACAACATCACCGTCGCCGGCATCGCCGTCGACACCCGGCACTGGATCGGCGGCCGACGTGTGGCCTCCGCCGGTACCTTCACCGACCACTCGCCGATCGACGGCAGCGTGCTGGGCGAGATCGCCCGGGGTGGCCCCGCCGAGGCCGAGGCCGCTGTCGCCGCCGCCCGGGACGCGTTCCCCGACTGGGCCGGTACCTCGCGCAGCGAACGCGCCCGCATCCTGCACGCGATCGCCGACGGCGTCGAGAAGCGGATGGAGGAGCTGGCGATCGTCGAGACCACCGACAACGGTGCGCTGCTGCGGTCGCACCGGCGGGGCGTGATGCCCCGTGTCGCTCACAACTTCCGCTTCTTCGCCGACTGGTTGCTCCAGCTCGACCACGAGGACTTCGAGACGCGCGGACACACCAATCACGTCTCATGGGACCCGGCCGGCCCCTGCGTGCTGATCACCCCGTGGAACGCGCCCCTGATGCTGGCCACCTGGAAGGTCGCCCCGGCCCTCGCCGCCGGCGACACCGTCGTCCTCAAGCCCGCCGAGTGGTCGCCGCTGACCGCCTCGCTGCTGGCCGACATCGCCGCCGAGGCGGGGCTGCCCGCCGGTGTCCTCAATGTCGTCCAGGGCCATGGCTCCGAGGTCGGCGACGCCCTCACCTCGCATCCCGACGTACGCCGCATCAGCTTCACCGGATCGGTGCCGACGGCCAGGCGCATCGCCGCGTCGGCAGCCGCGAACCTCACCCCGCTGAGCCTCGAACTGGGCGGAAAGTCACCCCTGTTGGTCTTCGCCGACGCCGATCTCGACCTGGCCGTCGACCTCGCCGTCGAACAGTACGACAACGCCGGGCAGGTGTGCCTCGCGGGCACCCGGCTGCTCGTCGAGGAGTCGGTCGCCGAGGAGTTCACCCGCCGGTTCGTACAGAGGGCGTCCGCCCTCACCCAAGGCGATCCCCGCGACGAGGCCACCGACATCGGGCCCACCATCCACCCTCGCCAGCTGGAGAAGATCGACGGATTCGTGCAGCGGGCCGTTGCCGCCGGGGCGCGGGCGGTCATCGGGGGGCACCGCAAGGACGGGCAGTACTACGCGCCGACCCTGCTCACCGACGTCGCCCAGAACTCCGAGATCGTGCAGGAGGAGGTCTTCGGGCCGGTCCTGACCCTCCAGACCTTCGCCGGCGAGGACGAAGCCGTCCGGCTCGCCAACGACACCCGCTTCGGGCTGGCCGCCACCGTCGCCACCGGCGACCGCGACCGCGCCGAGCGGATCACCGCGCGGCTCGTCGCGGGCACGGTCTGGGTCAACTGCTTCTTCGTCCGCGACCTCAAGGCCCCGTTCGGCGGCTCCCGGCAGTCCGGTGTGGGACGTGAGGGCGGCACCTGGAGCTTCGACTTCTACTGCGACCTGAAGAACACCGTCACCGCCCCGAAGGGATGGAACCAGGACCATGGGTGA
- a CDS encoding fumarylacetoacetate hydrolase family protein encodes MPEYRRILLDGAAVQVTVDGDELVAGDGRRVKAEDARHLPPVVPSKVIAVHLNHRSRVDEFRIGLPATPTYFHKPTSALNAHQGAIVRPEGCKWLNYEGEVAIVIGRTARNISPAEAGEYIAGYTVANDYGLHDFRDTDAGSMLRVKGSDTLCPLGPGLVTDWDFHGKRLRTYVNGQVVQDGSTDEMTWDMHYLVADIARTITLYPGDVLLSGTPANSRPVQPGDVVEVEVEGLGRLTNHIVTGPTAIRTDVGAQPTESEEVLSTALGGDWEFRGIRPPRR; translated from the coding sequence ATGCCTGAGTACCGCCGCATCCTCCTCGACGGCGCCGCCGTCCAGGTCACCGTCGACGGTGACGAACTCGTCGCCGGGGACGGCCGCCGCGTCAAGGCCGAGGACGCGCGGCATCTGCCGCCGGTCGTGCCGTCCAAGGTCATCGCCGTTCATCTCAACCACCGCAGCCGGGTGGACGAGTTCCGGATCGGCCTGCCCGCCACCCCGACCTACTTCCACAAGCCGACCTCCGCCCTCAACGCCCACCAGGGCGCGATCGTCCGCCCCGAGGGCTGCAAGTGGCTGAACTACGAGGGCGAGGTCGCCATCGTCATCGGAAGAACGGCGCGGAACATCTCGCCGGCCGAGGCGGGGGAGTACATCGCCGGCTACACCGTCGCCAACGACTACGGCCTGCACGACTTCCGCGACACCGACGCCGGCTCCATGCTCCGCGTCAAGGGATCCGACACCCTCTGCCCGCTCGGCCCCGGGCTGGTCACCGACTGGGACTTCCACGGCAAGCGGCTCCGGACCTACGTCAACGGACAGGTGGTGCAGGACGGTTCGACCGACGAGATGACGTGGGACATGCACTACCTCGTCGCCGACATCGCCCGCACCATCACGCTGTACCCGGGAGACGTACTGCTGTCCGGCACACCCGCCAACTCGCGTCCCGTCCAGCCGGGGGACGTCGTGGAGGTGGAGGTGGAGGGGCTCGGGCGGCTCACCAACCACATCGTGACCGGGCCGACCGCCATCCGCACGGACGTGGGCGCCCAGCCCACCGAGTCGGAGGAGGTGCTGTCGACCGCGCTCGGCGGGGACTGGGAGTTCCGCGGCATCCGGCCGCCGCGTCGCTGA